Proteins encoded within one genomic window of Fusarium musae strain F31 chromosome 4, whole genome shotgun sequence:
- a CDS encoding hypothetical protein (EggNog:ENOG41), whose amino-acid sequence MSDSASTDDGGIPDRGPVVFAVTTATLVLATVFVAARIVSRTFIVRNVTWDDRVMILAWLFAFFLSFTICFGVHNGLGRHDENIDPNRLPALRRCEYVFSILYNPALMATKTSVLIFYLRLAKHTQRVLRFASWLTLAVVNIAGVILTFMNVFQCRPTQAAWDVNYDERAKCIPLLTEFICSSPVNIVTDLAILALPIPVLTGMRLPSRQKTILVLTFTVGIFVTVVDVVRIYYLQQAITAPTSTTADPQSRFGGQTDFAWNASRSLMWSAVEVNVGMMCACVPTLKPLVLKLLPSMLYDPNGTRASTPKGPSDSDTPSTGHRASIQQPPPVAQTGAQPLNANAPMSAMEFLTTPFDEPGPTRPAQRGYQSNGTFQTSTTMTSSTGTVEGVYFGFVNMTKPKSMLKCNKKQSFKYCTIVSILFLLWGISYGLLNTLNNVIAKVDNMTTAETLGMTSVYFGGGYFFGPLLVGEWILRRDEHNRSRRHKANGHDSVGGFKVTFIVGLCFYGIGTVIFWPSAVTQSYAGFMLSNFVVGFGLSILEVGANAFLILCGPPEYGETRVLMAQGIQGTGSVLSGLLAQKVFFKGIVEQRSATSMTLINVQWTYLGITLLCVALGLFFYYMPLPEVSDRELEQSAKHLPMDPQKKRGGLQLRTWSLILAVIAQYTYVAAQECFSIYFRSLMISILPNTPNTGEQATEGAGDIPNPDKPPGIALSIPDYLLIAHTAFAVSRFMAAGLAYLSVYRSRFPRPRTILTACIAGCFVFSLLPVVVRPPNPNLLVIPIVLFYFFEGPIYPLIFAIGLRGQGRRTKRAAAFITMGSSGPGFFPFVMYGIIKHGGTVRTAFIVVIVLQAVCMSYSVFLQFISDAKQLVDPCPAVRDALRQPDEEMPSPMETVIAGRARRQSTMKEKSQGFLDKVSHGTKVISAKFLSTRRRSSQPSIHQCEDSRDNAAP is encoded by the coding sequence ATGTCCGATTCGGCCTCCACCGACGATGGAGGCATTCCAGATCGTGGGCCGGTCGTCTTCGCCGTCACAACGGCCACTCTCGTCCTCGCTACAGTCTTCGTCGCAGCACGAATCGTCTCGCGGACCTTCATTGTTAGGAATGTCACCTGGGATGACCGCGTCATGATCCTCGCTTGgctcttcgccttcttcctctccttcaCCATCTGTTTCGGCGTTCACAATGGCCTCGGACGACACGACGAAAATATCGACCCCAACCGGTTACCCGCCCTTCGCCGTTGCGAATATGTCTTCTCCATTCTGTACAATCCGGCGTTAATGGCCACCAAAACCTCCGTACTCATATTCTACCTCCGATTAGCCAAACACACCCAAAGAGTACTTCGATTCGCCTCTTGGTTGACACTTGCGGTCGTCAATATTGCTGGCGTTATTCTCACTTTCATGAATGTTTTCCAATGCCGCCCGACCCAAGCCGCTTGGGATGTTAACTATGACGAACGCGCGAAGTGTATACCACTACTTACCGAGTTTATATGTTCCTCGCCCGTCAACATCGTCACGGATCTGGCCATTCTCGCGTTGCCTATACCTGTCCTCACCGGCATGCGCCTCCCTTCTCGCCAGAAAACAATTCTGGTCCTCACCTTCACCGTTGGAATATTCGTTACTGTTGTCGACGTGGTCAGAATCTACTACCTTCAGCAAGCCATTACAGCACCGACCAGTACGACTGCCGATCCCCAGTCTCGATTTGGTGGGCAGACCGACTTTGCCTGGAACGCTTCGCGATCGCTCATGTGGAGTGCTGTTGAGGTTAACGTTGGCATGATGTGCGCCTGCGTCCCGACGCTGAAGCCTCTGGTCCTCAAGCTGCTCCCCTCCATGCTCTACGACCCCAATGGAACTCGCGCCAGTACACCCAAGGGGCCCAGCGATTCAGATACGCCTTCAACAGGTCATCGCGCCAGTATTCAGCAGCCCCCTCCTGTCGCGCAAACCGGCGCACAGCCTCTCAATGCTAATGCTCCCATGAGCGCGATGGAATTCTTGACAACACCTTTCGACGAGCCAGGCCCAACTCGTCCTGCGCAACGTGGGTACCAGAGCAATGGGACCTTTCAAACATCGACAACTATGACGTCTTCAACAGGAACTGTCGAGGGTGTTTATTTTGGCTTTGTCAACATGACAAAACCTAAAAGTATGCTCAAATGCAACAAGAAGCAGTCATTCAAATACTGCACAATTGTGTCCATTTTATTTCTGTTATGGGGAATATCTTACGGCCTACTCAATACTTTGAATAACGTCATTGCGAAAGTCGACAATATGACCACAGCTGAAACACTTGGCATGACGTCTGTATACTTCGGAGGCGGTTACTTCTTTGGACCCCTGCTAGTGGGCGAATGGATTCTTCGGCGCGACGAGCACAACCGATCGAGGCGGCACAAGGCCAACGGCCACGACAGCGTTGGTGGCTtcaaagttacttttatcgTCGGGCTATGCTTTTATGGGATTGGAACTGTCATCTTCTGGCCCTCGGCTGTCACCCAATCATACGCCGGATTCATGCTCAGCAACTTCGTCGTCGGATTTGGTCTATCAATTCTAGAGGTCGGCGCAAATGCATTCCTAATACTTTGCGGCCCCCCCGAATACGGTGAGACTCGCGTGCTCATGGCGCAAGGCATCCAAGGCACTGGCAGTGTTCTTAGCGGCCTGCTGGCCCAGAAAGTCTTTTTCAAGGGCATTGTGGAACAGAGGAGCGCGACCAGCATGACTCTCATCAACGTGCAATGGACATATCTAGGAATCACACTCCTGTGCGTTGCACTCGGGCTCTTCTTCTACTACATGCCACTCCCCGAAGTGAGCGACCGTGAGCTTGAGCAGTCCGCCAAGCATCTTCCTATGGATCCtcagaagaaaagaggcgGTCTACAGCTCCGCACATGGAGCCTTATCCTCGCCGTTATTGCTCAATACACATACGTCGCTGCCCAGGAGTGTTTCAGCATCTACTTCCGCAGCCTCATGATATCAATACTCCCCAACACACCCAATACCGGCGAGCAAGCAACCGAAGGTGCAGGCGACATTCCCAACCCCGACAAACCACCTGGCATTGCACTCTCGATACCCGATTATCTCCTCATCGCGCATACCGCCTTTGCTGTGTCCCGCTTCATGGCAGCCGGCCTTGCATATCTCTCTGTATATCGTTCCCGCTTCCCACGACCCCGTACCATCCTCACCGCCTGCATCGCCGGCTGTTTCGtcttttcccttcttcccGTGGTTGTCCGTCCACCCAACCCCAACCTTCTTGTTATACCCATTGttctcttttactttttcgAGGGCCCCATATACCCTCTTATTTTTGCCATTGGTCTTCGCGGTCAAGGTCGACGCACCAAGCGTGCTGCCGCCTTTATCACTATGGGTAGTTCCGGCCCCGGTTTCTTCCCCTTCGTCATGTACGGCATAATCAAGCACGGAGGCACCGTTAGAACGGctttcatcgtcgtcattgtCCTCCAGGCTGTTTGCATGTCCTACTCGGTCTTTCTCCAATTTATCAGCGACGCCAAGCAGCTCGTCGATCCTTGCCCTGCGGTGCGTGATGCCCTTAGACAGCCGGATGAAGAGATGCCGTCGCCCATGGAGACAGTGATTGCTGGGAGGGCGCGCCGACAAAGCACGATGAAAGAGAAGTCTCAGGGGTTCTTGGATAAGGTGTCGCATGGAACTAAAGTCATCAGTGCCAAGTTCCTCAGTACTCGGCGCCGGTCTTCACAACCCTCGATCCACCAATGCGAAGATAGTCGCGATAATGCGGCGCCATAA